In Tetrapisispora phaffii CBS 4417 chromosome 6, complete genome, a single genomic region encodes these proteins:
- the PUF4 gene encoding Puf4p (similar to Saccharomyces cerevisiae PUF4 (YGL014W); ancestral locus Anc_4.114), protein MSLETVEKASTLPPVDPEVINSALNELHLDGVDVELPAGLPSGKHDISLKDDKINKVSMKQNGGASNKSNNIKNKYKNKFKSKNYKEVDYSMSNFIPNADAIDTANHGSFQLQSDSGINAMLQNNGANNFPPLFSPHQHSQMMNMNMNMNMNMNMNMNMNVGMNMNFVPYNQMMPLPPHNMMPQNDSHLTLLETETEITTASGDDIDIQVKTDVSKTVKSKGKSEIEDNNAENNENNDAEENNKENNDHSLNVINQSSSFPASAYPYGGPLLQPNQMNMSLSGNSSAANINHPPHFNSSFPGGYGFNSPFQSFSPILHHPHSPVPPNLAMNPSLSLNPDISPEPLPLGTHDGTAITSGSMVNEPSGNEANTSSPSEFSQFHNGTPVPWMYGAHPFGPMVPHPHSMPHHPHIMNNRNNGNYSNNTNGYNKDDNKVNYVRNRNGNQMKNQYGGYVQRKYDDSLIYNDATLDQFIGSIYSLCKDQHGCRFLQKQLDLVGEQAANTIFEEIKNHCIELMTDSFGNYLIQKLLERITLEQRLIIINISAPYFIDIALNPHGTRALQKLVECIKTDEEAKIIVDSLKPSIVELSKDLNGNHVVQKILQQFKPEFIQFIFEAACQNCIEIATHRHGCCVLQRCLDSGTTTQCESLCEQLLINIDRLSFNPFGNYVIQYVITKEVETGNYNYSYKYINILKHKIKDLSLHKFGSNVVEKLLRTPVLSETIILELLKKGGKNEIEILLNDSYGNYVLQTALDVTHESNEALYKKLYDIVTPLLVGPIRNTPHGRRIMNKLNLE, encoded by the coding sequence ATGTCTTTAGAAACTGTTGAAAAAGCTTCGACTCTACCTCCTGTAGACCCTGAAGTGATCAATTCTGCTTTGAATGAGTTACATTTAGATGGCGTAGATGTCGAATTACCTGCAGGGTTACCTTCAGGAAAACATGACATTAGCTTGAAAGATGACAAGATTAATAAAGTCTCAATGAAACAAAATGGTGGCGCTTCAAACAAGAGcaacaatatcaaaaataaatataaaaataaattcaagtCGAAGAACTACAAGGAAGTTGACTATTCAATGAGCAACTTCATTCCCAATGCCGATGCAATAGACACGGCCAACCATGGATCTTTCCAGTTACAATCTGATTCAGGAATAAACGCAATGTTACAAAACAATGGTGCTAATAATTTCCCACCTTTATTCAGTCCACATCAGCACTCACAGATGATGAACATGAACATGAATATGAACATGAACATGAACATGAACATGAATATGAACGTCGGAATGAACATGAACTTTGTTCCATACAATCAAATGATGCCTCTACCACCGCACAATATGATGCCACAGAATGATAGTCATTTGACATTATTAGAAACTGAAACAGAAATAACTACTGCGTCTGGTGACGATATCGATATTCAAGTTAAAACGGATGTATCCAAAACTGTTAAAAGTAAAGGAAAATCAGAGattgaagataataatgctgagaataatgaaaataacgatgctgaagaaaataataaagagaaTAATGATCATTCACTAAACGTTATTAATCAATCATCCTCTTTCCCTGCTTCTGCTTACCCTTATGGCGGCCCTCTATTGCAACCAAACCAAATGAATATGTCATTATCTGGAAATAGCTCAGCAGCAAACATCAATCATCCACCACATTTCAACTCATCATTCCCAGGTGGATATGGCTTTAATTCACCTTTCCAATCCTTTTCCCCGATTTTACACCATCCACATTCACCAGTTCCACCAAATTTGGCAATGAACccttcattatcattaaacCCAGATATTTCACCAGAACCATTACCTCTTGGTACTCACGATGGTACTGCAATAACTAGTGGCAGTATGGTTAATGAACCATCCGGAAATGAAGCTAATACTTCAAGTCCGTCTGAATTTTCCCAATTTCATAATGGTACTCCTGTTCCATGGATGTATGGTGCTCATCCATTTGGGCCAATGGTTCCTCATCCACATTCTATGCCTCATCATCCtcatataatgaataatcGTAACAACGGTAATTATAGCAATAACACCAATGGATACAATAAAGATGATAACAAAGTGAATTATGTTAGAAACAGAAATGGTaatcaaatgaaaaacCAATATGGCGGATATGTACAACGCAAATATGACGATTCACTCATTTACAATGATGCAACCTTGGATCAATTCATCGGATCTATCTATTCTTTATGTAAAGATCAGCATGGATGTCGTTTCTTACAAAAACAATTAGATTTAGTCGGCGAACAGGCTGCTAACACgatttttgaagaaataaaaaaccATTGTATAGAGTTAATGACCGATTCTTTTGGCAActatttaattcaaaagtTATTAGAGAGAATTACTTTGGAACAGagattaataattattaacatttCTGCTCCATACTTCATCGATATCGCTCTCAACCCTCATGGAACAAGAGCTTTACAAAAGTTAGTAGAATGCATCAAAACAGATGAAGAAGCTAAAATCATTGTAGATTCATTAAAGCCATCAATTGTTGAGTTAAGTAAAGATTTAAATGGTAACCATGTGGTTCAGAAAATTTTACAACAATTCAAGCCTGAATTCATCCAATTCATATTTGAAGCAGCTTGCCAAAATTGTATCGAAATTGCTACTCATAGACATGGTTGTTGTGTTTTGCAACGTTGTTTAGATAGCGGCACTACTACCCAATGCGAATCTTTATGCGAACAGTTATTAATCAACATTGATCGTCTATCTTTCAACCCTTTTGGTAATTATGTTATCCAATACGTTATCACTAAAGAAGTTGAGACAGGGAACTATAACTAttcttataaatatatcaatattttgaaacacAAAATCAAGGATCTCTCATTGCATAAATTTGGATCAAACGTTGTCGAAAAGTTATTACGTACTCCTGTATTATCTGAAACTATTATAttagaattattgaaaaaaggtggtaaaaatgaaattgaaattttattaaacgATAGCTATGGTAACTATGTTTTACAAACAGCTCTAGATGTTACTCATGAAAGTAACGAGgcattatataaaaaattatatgataTCGTAACACCATTATTAGTGGGACCTATTAGAAATACACCACATGGTAGAAGAATTATGAATAAGCTAAATTTAGAATAG
- the SEN34 gene encoding tRNA splicing endonuclease subunit SEN34 (similar to Saccharomyces cerevisiae SEN34 (YAR008W); ancestral locus Anc_4.116): MPTLQVIHYLHGGYSLPQVFSVEDAAELREKHGIYGILSGTLPLNAQQNSFLYLPLTLSLEEAFFLVKNGHANLSVVESATNAAVIALKNQDLQSPVEGNYVLTPDQFGVRPETPKDTALRWLLHNAGQVQLSYPLYEKLRSVGITVLPGARFGCKYVGYPGDPLRYHSQHLVTEPLRYTDDTVNLLQLVNLTRLGTIVKKSVIVSGVLEAPTKLEQPHKQKQKQKFDTVKVFTIEWCGFG; this comes from the coding sequence ATGCCCACGCTACAGGTGATCCATTACTTGCATGGTGGCTACAGTCTGCCACAGGTGTTCAGTGTCGAAGATGCAGCAGAGCTGCGAGAGAAACATGGGATCTACGGTATTCTATCGGGGACACTGCCGCTTAACGCCCAGCAGAACAGTTTCTTGTACTTGCCGTTGACATTGTCGCTTGAAGAGGCTTTTTTCCTCGTGAAGAACGGACATGCGAACCTCAGCGTCGTCGAATCTGCAACGAATGCTGCTGTCATTGCCCTCAAGAACCAGGACCTACAATCGCCGGTCGAAGGTAATTACGTGCTGACGCCAGATCAGTTTGGAGTGCGTCCTGAGACCCCCAAGGATACTGCTCTGCGATGGCTCTTGCACAATGCCGGCCAGGTTCAATTGTCGTACCCTCTGTATGAGAAACTGCGGAGTGTTGGGATCACTGTGCTTCCAGGAGCACGGTTCGGTTGCAAATATGTCGGCTACCCCGGCGACCCGCTTAGATACCATTCGCAGCACCTTGTGACAGAACCCCTACGCTACACTGACGACACAGTCAATCTGTTGCAGCTTGTGAACTTAACCAGACTCGGCACCATCGTCAAGAAGTCGGTCATAGTGTCCGGCGTCTTGGAGGCCCCAACGAAGCTCGAGCAGCCCCACAagcaaaaacaaaaacagaAATTCGACACAGTGAAGGTATTCACCATCGAATGGTGTGGTTTTGGCTGA